The segment GAAGGTCCTGCGCCGTCCGCTCGACATCGTCCTCGTGCGGAAGATTCGCGCGCCATTCCAGCCGGAACTGGCCCTGGGGGCTGTGGTCGACGGCGATCGCCCGGAGATTGTTCTCAACGACTTTGCCAAGGGCCTGGAGCCGAGCGAGGAGGCGATCAATGCCGCCGCCGCGCTGGAACTGAAGGAGATCGAACGACGCCGGGCGATCTATCTGTGTGGCCGGCATCCCGAAGCGGCCCAAGGTCGTACGGCGATTCTGGTTGATGATGGGTTGGCGACCGGCGCCACGGCCCGCGCCGCCATCCGTGCCTTGCGCCGTCAACATCCCAAAAGGCTGGTGCTGGCTCTGCCCGTGGCACCGACCGACAGCCTGGCCGGAGATCGCGCCTGAAGTCGACGAAGTGATCTGCCTGGAGACGGATGACCATTTTGGGGCCGTGGGCGCCTATTACCGAGACTTCACCCAGGTGACCGACCAGGAGGTTGTCGCCATTCTGGGCGAGGCGCATGCCGTCTGCCGGCAGACTACCGGGCGATGATCTAGCTGGTTGCGCTCATGAGGATCTGAACCAGTTCGGCGCCGGCCAGTTCAATCGGGCCGCTGTTGTCGATCCTGCGCAGAGCCGGATGTTCTATCTCTTCACAGCGTCGGCGCGGCGGAGGCGGGCCTCGATCTCGGCCTGTGTCTCTCGCCCCCTGGCTTCCAGCCTCTGCCGCAAAGTGGCCGGCGGGACATCGATCAGGATGGGGAGCATGTCCGAGTGGCGCGCGGCGGCCCCCGAAACAGGCCCGCGAACCATTCATGATCACCGACATGCCGTGCAACAGCCAGATGCCGACTTCCAGCCCAACTGCATAGCGGATGCCATGAGCGTTCAATCCAGCAGGAACAGCGTTGTCGCGGCGAAGGTCGATCGCCCTCGCTCAGCGAGACATAGTTTTCATGGCCCATATCCGGTGGCCGGGTGACATAGCGATGGGCAACGAGCAGCTTGCAGCGCCCATCCAGTCGGGCGCGGGCATAGCGCAGCACGCTGTCCTTGCCCGACCCCCCGAGGCCCCATGAGGTAGATCAGTCGACCGGTGGACATGGCACTCCTCGCCCCATCTCGAAATGTCGCAAGCGACTGACGGTTTTCCGATATCATCGCGGCATTCGAACCTGAAGGCTTGATCCAGGTCAAATGCCGCCGGACTAAAGCCACGCAAGGTTGCTGTCGACAGGACAGGACCACCGAACATGCTGAAGCTGCGTCGCATCGCCATCGATACCTATCGCGAGAATGTCGCCTACCTGTCCCCGCGATTGCCCGGCTCTATCGCGCGGAAAAGTTCCAGGGCCTGGCCAAGATCGAGGTCTCCAGGAATGGCCGTTCGATCCTGGCCGTGCTCAACATCGTCGATGATCCGGCCCTGCTCGGGCGCGACGAACTTGGTCTGTCGGAGCAGAGCTTCCGGCAATTGAACATCGCCGAGGGCGAAATCGTATCGGTGGCCAGGCGCGGCCGCCGGCCAGTCGCGAGGCCGTGCGGGCGAAGGTGCTGGGGCAGAGCCTCACTGATCCCGAGTTCGAGATGATCATCCGCGACATTGCCTCGAACCGGTACTCAAATGGAAATTGCCGCGTTCCTCATTGCCTCGGCGAGTTTTCTGACCACGGACGAGGTGCTCGGCCCG is part of the Rhodospirillaceae bacterium genome and harbors:
- a CDS encoding phosphoribosyltransferase, whose translation is KVLRRPLDIVLVRKIRAPFQPELALGAVVDGDRPEIVLNDFAKGLEPSEEAINAAAALELKEIERRRAIYLCGRHPEAAQGRTAILVDDGLATGATARAAIRALRRQHPKRLVLALPVAPTDSLAGDRA